The Streptomyces sp. NBC_01439 genome contains the following window.
AGCATGCCCACCGAGGGCAGCACGCGCCGCATCACCGAGGCCGCGATCAGGGCCAGGCCGATGGCCAGGCAGCCGACCCGCGGGTGCCCGAAGGCCGTGGCCAACAGTCCGACCGCCGTCGCGGTGAGCACGCTGAGCATCGGCCACTGACGGGCCGGCGTGGACACGGCCCCCGGAACGGCCCGGCCGCTGCCCTCGGGGCGCGCGGTGTCCCGGGTGATGGAGGGGAAGCGGCGGGACCTGACCGGCGCCTCGGCGCCGGCCTTGGCGGGACCGGCCGCGACGGGACCGGCCGCGACGGGACCGGCCGCGACGGGACCGGCCCCGACGGGCGTCGCGGGCACGACCGGAGCGACGGGGGTGCCGTTCGTCCGGGCCGCGCCGCCGCCCGTCGCGTTCTCCGCGTCCGACTCAGCCTGCACTGGTGGTCCGTTCCGCCGCCTCGACGACATTGACGAGCAGCTGGGCGCGGGTCATCGGGCCGACCCCGCCCGGGTTCGGCGAGATCCACGCGGCCACCTCGGCCACGCCGGGGTGCACATCGCCGACGATCTTCCCTTCCCCGTCGCGGCTGACGCCCACGTCGAGCACGGCCGCGCCCGGCTTCACGTCCTCCGGCTTGACCAGGTGCGGGACACCGGCCGCCGCGACGATGATGTCCGCCTGGCGCAGCTGCGCGGAGAGGTCGCGCGTACCGGTGTGGCAGAGCGTCACGGTGGCGTTCTCGGACTTGCGGGTCAGCAACAGGCCGATGGAGCGCCCGACGGTGATCCCGCGGCCGAGGACGACGACGTGCGCGCCGTTGATGCCGACGTCGTGGTGGCGCAGCAGTTCGACGATCCCGTACGGGGTGCAGGGCAGCGGTCCCGGCTCGTTCAGCACCAGTCGGCCGAGCGACATCGGGTGCAGACCGTCGGCGTCCTTCAGCGGATCCATCAGCTCCAGGACCCGGTTGGTGTCGATGCCCTTGGGGAGCGGGAGTTGGACGATGTAGCCGGTGCACTCCGGGTTGGCGTTGAGCTCCCGGACGACCGCCTCGATGTCTTCCTGGGAGGCCGTCCCGGGCAGTTCGCGCTGGATGGAGGCGATGCCGACCTCGGCACAGTCCTTGTGCTTGCCGTTCACGTACCAGCGGCTGCCCGGATCGTCACCGACCAGGAGGGTGCCGAGGCCGGGGGTGATGCCCCGGGCCTTCAGGGCCGCCACGCGGGCGGTCAGTTCGGACTTGATCGCTGCGGCGGTGGCCTTGCCATCGAGAATCTGGGCGGTCATGCCCCCATCCTCCCGGATGAGGCGGCCCCGGTTCCAGTCAAGGCACTCGCAGGGGCTCAGGGTTCATTGCACTTGCACAACAAGTCACCGGCCGTAACCTAACCGACTGGACAAGCCCGGGCCCGCCGGACCACGATGAATCGACTGATGTACCGCGGGCAGTGCCGGGGGGCGGGACCGCACCGTGCAAGGATTCCTCCGTGCTCAGCCGTGCGTCCCCGCACTTCCACGGAGGAACACCCCAACATGAGCTTCGGCGAACCGCAGAACCCGTACGGACAGCAGCCGCCGCCGCAGGGGCAGCCCGGCTACGGCTACCCCCAGCAGGCACCCCAGGGCATTCCTCCGCAGAGCGGCTACGCCTACCCGCAGCAGGCCCCGCAGGGCTACCCGGGCGGTCCCGGCGGGTACCCGGGTGCGCACATGGAGATGCCGGGCGGTGCGAAGGCGGCCCGCGTCATCCTCTTCATCGTGGGCGCTCTGCAGGTGCTGGGCGGCCTGTTCGCGATCATCGGGGGCGCCGTGTTCGCCGCGGTGCTCGCGGAGGCCGGCTCCTCCAGCTCCTCGAGCTCCTCCAGCTCCTCCGCGGAGGAGCTGAGCGCCGTCGCCGGCACCGTGGGCGTCGTCATCGGAATCGTCTTCATCGGCCTGTCCCTGTGGCCCATCCTGACCGCGGCCAAGATGGCCAAGGGTCGGGGCGGCGTCCGTGTCTCCGGCATCATCTACGGATCGCTGCAGACCTTCTTCGCCGCTTTCGGCGTCCTGGCGAACCTGATCACTCTCGGCACCGACGAGCACGTCCCGGTCGGATTCGGCGTGGTCGCCTCACTGCCGTCCCTGATCTCCCTCGCCCTCGGCCTCACCATCGTCATCGGCCTCGCCAAGGCCGGGGACTACTTCCGCCGTCCCCAGTACTGACCGTCCCGTACGCATACGGCGAAGGCCGCGTCCCGTAGTACGGGGCGCGGCCTTCGCCGTGTGTCAGACGGGCCGGACTCAGTGGAAGAAGTGCCGGGTCCCGGTGAAGTACATGGTCACGCCGGCCTTCTGCGCCGCCTCGATGACCTGCTCGTCACGGACCGAACCGCCCGGCTGGACCACGGCCTTGATGCCCGCGGCCGTCAGGATCTCCAGCCCGTCCGGGAACGGGAAGAAGGCGTCGGACGCGGCGTACGCGCCCTGCGCGCGCTCGGCGCCCGCCCGCTCGACGGCGAGCTTCGCGGAGTCGACACGGTTGACCTGGCCCATGCCGACGCCGACCGAGGCGCCGTCCTTGGCGAGCAGGATCGCGTTGGACTTGACGGCCCGGCAGGCCTTCCACGCGAAGGCCAGCTCGGCGAGCTCCGCCGGGGACAGGGCGTCGCCGGTGGCCAGGGTCCAGTTGGCCGGATCGTCGCCCTCGGCCTGGAAGAGGTCGCTCTGCTGGAGCAGCGCACCGCCGGAGATGGGCTTGAGGTCGCCCGGCTGGTGCGGGGTGCCGTCCACCTTCAGGACGCGGATGTTCTTCTTCTTGGCCAGGATCTCGACCGCGCCGTCCTCGTAGGCGGGGGCGGCGATGACCTCGGTGAAGATCTCCGCGACCTGCTCGGCGAGCTCGACGGTCACCGGACGGTTGACGGCGATGACGCCGCCGAAGGCCGACAGCGGGTCGCAGGCGTGCGCCTTGCGGTGGGCCGCGGCGACGTCCGCGTCGACCGCGATGCCGCACGGGTTGGCGTGCTTGATGATCGCGACGCAGGGCTCGTCGTGGTCGTAGGCGGCGCGGCGCGCGGCCTCGGTGTCCACGTAGTTGTTGAAGGACATCTCCTTGCCGTGCAGCTGCTCGGCGTTGGCGAGTCCGCCCGGCTGTCCGTCCGTGTAGAGGGCGGCGGCCTGGTGCGGGTTCTCGCCGTAGCGCAGGGTCGACTTGCGCTCCCAGGCGCCGGCCAGGAACTCGGGCAGCGCCGCGGCGTCGTCCTCGGGGGCTTCCGGGGCGTAGGCGTTCGTGAACCAGGAGGCCACGGCCACGTCGTAGGCGGCGGTGTGCTGGAAGGCCTCCGCCGCGAGCCGCTTGCGGGCGGTGAGGTCGAAGCCGCCGCCCTGGGCCGCCGCGATGACGTCGGCGTAGCGGGCCGGGCTGGTGACGACCGCGACCGAAGGGTGGTTCTTGGCGGCGGCGCGGACCATCGACGGGCCGCCGATGTCGATCTGCTCCACGCACTCGTCGGGCGTGGCGCCCGACTGGACGGTCGCCAGGAAGGGGTAGAGGTTGACGACCACCAGGTCGAAGGGCTCGACGCCCAGCTCGGCGAGCTGGTTGCGGTGGTCCTCCAGGCGCAGGTCGGCGAGGATGCCGGCGTGCACGCGCGGGTGCAGGGTCTTGACCCGGCCGTCCAGGCACTCGGGGAAGCCGGTCAGCTCCTCCACCTTGGTGACGGGCACCCCGGCGGCGGCGATCTTCGAGGCGGTGGAGCCGGTGGAGACGAGCGCGACGCCCGCCCCGTGCAGCCCGAGGGCCAGCTCTTCCAGTCCCGTCTTGTCGTAGACGCTGATGAGCGCACGCCGGATCGGCCGCTGGGTCGTGGTCGGGTCGTTGCTCGCTGCGGTGTCTGCGGCGGTCACTGGATTGTTACCTTTCGTCCCTCAATGCGGTAGCCGTGCCGGGCCAGGCGCCCCACGACATCGACGAGCAGCTGGCGCTCGACTTCCTTGATGCGCTCATGGAGAGCGGCTTCGTCGTCCTCGTCCCGGACCTCGACCACACCCTGGGCGATGATCGGACCGGTGTCCACGCCGCTGTCCACGAAGTGGACCGTGCAGCCGGTGACCTTCGCGCCGTAGGCGAGGGCGTCCCGTACGCCGTGCGCACCCGGGAAGGCGGGGAGGAGGGCGGGGTGGGTGTTGATGAACCGGCCGCCGAAGCGGTCGATGAACACCTTGCCCACGATCTTCATGAATCCCGCGGACACCACGAGGTCCGGCGCGTACGCGTCGGTCGCCTCGGTGAGGGCGACGTCCCACTCCGCGCGGCTGTCGTAGCCCTTGACCGGGCAGACGAAGGTGGGGATCCCCGCCTTCTCCGCCCGCTCCAGGCCGGCGATGTTCTCGCGGTCGGCTCCCACGGCGACGACTTCGGCACCGAAGCCCTCGGATCCGCCGGGGTGGGCGTCGATGGCATCGAGCAGGGCCTGGAGGTTGGTGCCGGAACCGGAGACCAGCACGACCAGGCGGGAGGCGGCCATGGGAGGCCCTTTCTCGCGGGATTGCGGTGTTCGTCTTGTGTGGTCGTACGAAACTTCGGGGTACCGATATATGGGGAACCATACGAAGCAACGGACCGCCTGCAACGATACCGGTACACGGGACGGCCCCCGAGGGACGGGGGGACGGCCGGGCGGTAGCGTCTGGCGTACAAGCCACGAACTGGCCTCACCTCGCCACGACGTCCCCGCGACGTCCATGACACAGGGGAAGAAACACACCCGATGCCGGACCGCCGTCAGCCCGACTCCCCCACCGACGACAACCCCTTCGCGGCTCCGCCGGAAGGCCGGCCCGACCAGCCGTGGCAGCCGCGCAGCGGCGGTGGCGGCGGGAACGGCGACGGCCAGAAGGACTCGGACGGCCAGCGGGGTCCGGCGCGATGGGACCCGACGGACCCAATCCAGCGCCGTGCGCGCTACGCGCTGCTGGCCGGCATGTGGGGCTCCTTCTTCGGGATCTTCCAGATCCCGTCGGTCGCACTGCTGCTCGGGGTGCTCGCCCTCTACTGGGGCATCAGCGCGCTGCGCGGCAAGCCCGCCGCGGCGACCGCCGAGGGCGCCCCGGCGGCACCGTCCGGCCTGGACGCCCTGGGCCCGGCGGCCCGCCCCCAGCGCACCGCGGCGGTGAGCGGCCTGGTCACGGCCTCCCTGGCGATCCTGCTGGCGTTCGGCTCGTACGCCCTGCAACTCGCCTACAAGGACTTCTACGTCTGCCGCGACGACGCCCTCACCCAGTCGGCGGAACTCCAGTGCAACACCCTCCTCCCGAACAACCTGGTGGGCAACATCCTGAAGGTCCGCCAGTAGGCGCCCTCCCCAGCCCCGCCGGCGCTTGAGGCACCCTTCCAGCCCCGCCGGCGTTTGAGGCGCGGGGTCTGGGGCGGAGCCCCAGCGGCGGCGCCGCACCCGAACGGCCTACTCCGGTGGCGGCTTCCGCCGGGCCAGCACCCGCGCCCCAACCACCTGCGGAGCCAACGGCACTGACACCGCCTCGGCCACCTCGGCCACCTCAGCCGCGCCGGCCACGCCACCCGGCCCGGCCAGCAGACCAGGATCCAGATCCAGCCCGGACACCACGGTCACGGCCCGCCGCGCCCGCCCCCCGGGCACACCCGCAGGAACCCCAGGAACCCCAGGAACCGCAGGAACCGCAGGAACCGCAGGAACCGCAGGAGGTACCGGTACCGGGGGAACCGCAATGTCCGGAATCAGCGCCCCCGCAGCCTGCCGCATCGCCGCCCACCGGACCTCCCGCACCCCGCTGTCGTGCCACCCGTCGTCCACGGCCACCGCTTCATCGGCGTCCAGGGCGGACGGCCCGATGGCCGGGCGGGTCCGCCACGCGTGCACCGCCACCGCGACCGGCACGGCCAGTACCGCCGTCCAGACGAAGGCCGCCACCCCGGTGGTCCACCACACCGGCCCGAATTCCGACAGCAGCCGCGAGCCCAGCGGCCCCGCCGAGGCCGCCGCGAGCCCGGCCATCGCCAGACCGCACACCACCGCACCGAGGGCCGCCGTGAGCGCGGTCTCCCCGTACGAGACCTCGCGTGCCCGGCGTACCGCGAACCAGCCCACCGCGAGCCCGGCGACCACCGGAACCCCGGCGACCGCCCAGGTCAACGGGGTTCCGGGGCCCTCGGCCGGGAGCGCCGCCAGCAGCGGGAAGCGGGGCAGTCCCGGCGCGCCCGGGAAACCGAGCGGGGTAGCCGTCGCGTCGGCGCCCAGGGCGAAGCCGGGCCCGAGCGCGTAGGCCGCTCCCCAGACCATGGCGTTGGGGATCAGGGTGAGTGCGAGCAGCAGGACGGCGAAGCGGCCCGACCAGACCCCGGTCAGCGACAGGAAGGAGGACTGGACCTCGGCGCCGTGCCACGCGAGCGAGGCGCCGACGACGAGCGCGCCGCCGCCCAGGAGCACCAGGGCGCCGCCCGCGCCCGCCCGGAGCGCCAGCGCGTAGCGGGGGCGCACGGCAGCCTTCCGTACGCACCCGGGCAGCCAGGACGGCAGCGGTCCGAGCGGACGCCCCCGGGCCCCCCACACCCCGGTTGCGGCGGCGAGTACGGCCACCAGCGGGATGTGCCAGGCCGCACTGATGGGGTCGGCCGACAGCGGGCCGCCGGCGGCGTACACCGTGACGAGGGCCCCGACCGCGAGATAGCCGCAGAGCACGGCCGAGAACACGGCTCCGGCGGGCAGCACCTCCTCGTCGTCGTCCTCGGTGGCGCTCCCCAGCCGGGCGGCCCGCCGCATGAGCAGCACGGGCAGCACGACGAGGAGCAGGGGCGTCATGCCGACGGGTGCGGGGACGCCGGAGAGGGTGTCGTAGCGCACCAGCTCCGTCCCGTGGGCGAGCAGCCACAGCCCGGCGGCCAGGTGCAGGGCCCCACCGGGGCCGCTGTCGGGGTAGGGGGAACTGATCCACAGCACGATGACGAGCACGGCGAGGAAGCCGAGCCCGAGTCCGGCCGCCACGGCTCCGCCCACGACGCATGCGGCGGCGGCCGGTGAACGGCGCCGCACGCCGGCTCGCGGGGCCGCTGACAACGGGGTCCCGCGTTCGGTCACTTGGGTCACCCCGCCATGGTGCCAACGACACGCGCTATGGACTGGTAACAGGCGAATGCCCGTGGTGTCGCTCAATATACGTTTATGTACTTTTTCGCCCAGATCGTCCAGTTTGCGGGGAGTGTGGCATGACACCAAGCGTCGAGACGACCTCCCCAGAGGACTCGGAGCTGAGCCTGCCCGCCCCCAAGGAGCGCCGCAGACTGCGCGAGGCGGCGGAACTGACGCACGATGAGGTCGCCTCGGCCGTGGGCGTCACCGCGGCGACCGTCCGCTCCTGGGAATCGGGCCGCACGGACCCCCGCGGGCGCAAGCGCGAGCTGTACATGCAGTTCCTGGGGCACCTGGCCGCCCTGCCGCAGGAGGCCGGTCCCGCCGGGGCGCCCGGAGAGGCGAAGCAGGCGAAGGCCGCCGCCGAGGAACCCGCCGCGGACCCACCCGCCCCGGACGGACCCGCCGCGGACGGACCGTCCGCGGACGCGCGGACCGAGCCCGCCGAGCTCCCCGTCGATGCCTCCGTCGAGACCCCCGTCGAGGCCCCCGTCGAGGCCCCCGCGAGGGTCCCCGCGCCGGGGCCCGCCGAGGCCTTCGACGCCCTCTACGCCCACGCCGCCCACGACCTCGCCCGGCAGGCCTACCTGCTCACCGGCCGCCGGTCACTCGCCCTGGAGGCCGTGGAGAAGGCCTTCGTCCAGGCCTGGGACCGGTGGCCCGAGGTGGCCGCCGACCCGGACCCGGTGGGCTGGGTGCGCGCGATCGCGTACGAGTACGCGCTCTCCCCCTGGCACCGGTTCCGGCGCGCCCACCGCCATCTCGACAAGCCGCCCGCCGAACCCTCCGACCGGATCCTGCTCGACGCCCTGCTCGCGCTCTCCCCCGCGAACCGCCGTACCGTCCTGCTCTACGACGGCGTCGGCCTCGACCTCCCCGACACCGCCGCCGAGACCGAGGCGACCACGCCCACCGCGGGCAACCGGCTCGTGCACGCGCACGCCGACCTCGCCGACCGGATCCCCGAACTGGCCGACGTACCGCTCGAAAAGCAGTCGGCGCTGCTGCGCGACCTGCTCACCGCGCTACGACCGGCCGTCGACCTCGACCTGCGCCCGGCGGTCGCCGTCCGCGGCGGCGGGGAGCGGCGCACCCGGATGTGGACCCGCGCGACCCTCAGCCTGACGGCGATGATCGCCGTCTCGACGGCCTACACGGTCATGACCGCGCCCACCCACTACGAGCCCCCGCTGGCGCCCGGCGAGAGCGTCTCCGGCGTGCCCCCGCTCGCCGGACCCCAGCAACTCACCGAACGGAGCAAACAGCTCCACGACAAACTGCTCGCCGACCCGGAGGCCGGACCGGCACGGATCGCCCCGAAGGTCGAATGAGCCGATGAGAACGGGCGTGGCCCGCACCCCCCGAGGGGTGCGGGCCACGCCCGTGCAGTGTCGCGTCCCGCTTACTTGGCGGCGAGGATCTCGCGCGCCAGCTTCGCGGTCTCGGTCGGCGTCTTGCCGACCTTCACGCCGGCGGCCTCGAGGGCCTCCTTCTTGGCCTGCGCCGTGCCGGAGGAGCCGGAGACGATGGCGCCCGCGTGGCCCATGGTCTTGCCCTCGGGGGCGGTGAAGCCCGCGACGTAGCCGACGACCGGCTTGGTGACGTTCTTCGCGATGAAGTCCGCCGCACGCTCCTCGGCGTCGCCGCCGATCTCGCCGATCATGACGATCAGCTCGGTCTCCGGGTCGGCCTCGAAGGCCTCCAGGGCGTCGATGTGCGTGGTGCCGATGACCGGGTCGCCACCGATGCCGACGGCGGAGGTGAAGCCGATGTCACGGAGCTCGTACATCATCTGGTAGGTCAGCGTGCCCGACTTGGACACGAGACCGATCTTGCCGGGCTTGGTGATGTCACCCGGGATGATGCCGGCGTTGGACTGGCCGGGGGTGATCAGACCCGGGCAGTTCGGGCCGATGATCCGGGTCTTGTTGCCCTTGGCGGTCGCGTACGCCCAGAAGGCGGCGGAGTCGTGCACCGCGATGCCCTCGGTGATGACGACGGCCAGCGGGATCTCGGCGTCGATCGCCTCGACCACGGCGGCCTTGGAGAAGGCCGGCGGGACGAAGAGGACGGAGACGTTGGCGCCCGTCTTCTCCATCGCCTCGGCGACGGAGCCGAAGACCGGGACCTCGGTGCCGTCGAAGTCGACGGTGGTGCCGGCCTTGCGCGGGTTCACGCCGCCGACGATGTTGGTGCCGTCAGCCAGCATCAGCTTGGTGTGCTTCATGCCCGTGGCACCGGTCATGCCCTGGACGATGACCTTGCTGTCCTTGTTGAGGAAGATAGCCATGTGAGTCTGTGACCTCTGCCCTTACTTCGCAGCCGCGAGCTCGGCGGCCTTGTCGGCCGCGCCGTCCATGGTGTCCACGCGCTGCACCAGCGGGTGGTTGGCGTCCGAGAGGATCTTGCGACCCAGCTCGGCGTTGTTGCCGTCGAGACGGACGACCAGCGGCTTGGTGACCGCCTCGCCCTTGTCCTCGAGCAGCTGGAGCGCCTGGACGATGCCGTTGGCGACCTCGTCACAGGCGGTGATGCCACCGAAGACGTTGACGAAGACGGACTTGACGTCCGGGTCGCCGAGGATGATCTCGAGACCGTTGGCCATGACGGCGGCGGAGGCGCCACCGCCGATGTCCAGGAAGTTGGCGGGCTTGACGCCACCGTGGTTCTCGCCGGCGTAGGCGACGACGTCGAGGGTGCTCATGACGAGACCCGCGCCGTTGCCGATGATGCCGACCTCACCGTCGAGCTTGACGTAGTTGAGGTTCTTCGCCTTGGCGGCGGCCTCGAGCGGGTTCGCGGCCGCGTGGTCCACGAACTCCTCGTGACCCGGCTGGCGGAACTCGGCGTTCTCGTCGAGCGAGACCTTGCCGTCGAGCGCGATGACGTCGCCGCTGGCGACCTTCGCGAGCGGGTTGACCTCGACGAGGAGCGCGTCCTCGGCGATGAAGGTCGCCCACAGGGTCACGAGGACCTCGGCGACCTTCTCGGCGACCTCGGCCGGGAACTGCGCCAGCGCGACGATCTCGCGGGCCTTCTCGATGGTCACGCCCTCGTTGGCGTTCACCGGTACCTTGGCGAGCTTCTCCGGGGTCTCCTCGGCGACCTGCTCGATGTCCATGCCGCCCGCGACGGACGCCATGGCGAGGAAGGTGCGGTTGGTCCGGTCGAGGAGGTACGAGACGTAGTACTCCTCCAGGATCTCCGGAGCCGTCTCGGCGATCATCACCTTGTGGACCGTGTGGCCCTTGATGTCCATGCCGAGGATGTCGGTCGCCCGGGCGACTGCCTCGTCCGGGGTGGCGGCCAGCTTCACGCCACCGGCCTTGCCGCGGCCGCCGACCTTCACCTGCGCCTTGACGACCGACTTGCCGCCCAGCCGCTCGGTGGCCTCGCGAGCCGCCTCAGGCGTGTCGATGACTTCACCGGCCAGCACCGGTACACCGTGCTTGGCGAAGAGGTCCCTCGCCTGGTACTCGAACAGGTCCACGCGCGTCCGTCCCTTGTCTTTTTAAAGATTCGCAGTGATTCGCGGTTATCTGCTATCTGCGTGGGCGTGCCGCGGAGGGCAACGTGACGGCGCTGTCACAAGGAAGGCGCACACGGTGACCGTGGACGCGGCATGTCCGTCCCGCAGGTTATCCCCGAGGGACGTGGGACCCTAAATCGCAGATCACACCTGAGCGGTGATACCTGTCACAGAACGCCTCACGGTTGAACTGGAAGTTCGTGTGATTCACCGATTCACAGCAAAGCCCGGGACGCGGCCGTCAGGGTGTCGGCAGGGGGCGTTTCTCCAGCGCCGCGGCCATCACGTCCGGGAACAGGTCCGGAGTGCAGGCGAAGGCCGGCGCCCCGAGCGCCGCAAGGGCTGCGGCGTGTTCGCGGTCGTAGGCCGGGGCTCCCTCGTCGGACAGGGCCAGCAGGGTCACGAACTCCACGCCCGCAGCCTTCATCGCGGCGACCCGCTTCAGCATCTCGTTGCGGATACCGCCCTCGTAGAGGTCGCTGATCAGGACGACGACGGTGTCGGCGGGCCGGGTGATCTTCGACTGGCAGTAGGCGAGGGCGCGGTTGATGTCGGTGCCACCGCCCAATTGGGTACCGAAGAGGACGTCGACCGGGTCGTCGAGCTGGTCGGTCAGATCGACGATCGCGGTGTCGAAGACGACCAGACGGGTGGCGATCGAGCGCATCGAGGCGAGGACCGCACCGAAGACGGAGGCGTAGACGACGGAGGCCGCCATCGAACCCGACTGGTCGATGCAGAGGATCACCTCCTTCTTCACCGCTTGCGCCGCCCGGCCGTAGCCGATCAGCCGCTCGGGAACGACGGTGCGGTACTCGGGCAGGTAGTTCTTGAGGTTGGCCCGGATCGTGCGGTCCCAGTCGATGTCGCGGTGGCGCGGACGGCTGATCCGCGCGGACCGGTCCAGGGCGCCGGTCAGTGTCGCCCGGGTCCGCGCCGCAAGCTTCTTCTCCAGTTGCTCGACCACCTTGCGGACCACGGCCCGCGCCGTCTCCTTCGTCGTCTCGGGCATCGCCTTGTTCAGGGAGAGCAGGGTGCCGACGAGGTGCACGTCCGGTTCGACGGCCTCCAGCATCTCCGGTTCCAGCAGCAGGGCGGCCAGGCCCAGCCGCTCGATGGCATCGCGCTGCATGACCTGGACCACGGAGCTCGGGAAGTACGTACGGATGTCCCCGAGCCAGCGGGCCACGTTCGGCGCGGACCCGCCGAGCCCGGCCGACCGTGCCCCCGACGTCCTGCGGGACCCCGCCTCGCCGCCCCCGCCGTACAGGGCGCCGAGCGCGGCGTCCATCGCCGCGTCCCGCCCGGTCAGCGCGCAGCCGGTGCCATCGGCCTCTCCCCCGCCGAGCACCATCCGCCACCGCCTGAGCCGTTCGCCTCCGGCGGGGTCTGCGGTTTCGTGTCGTACCCCCGCGTCCATGTCCTTGCCGCCCATCCGTCCGTCCCCCTGCACTCGTCGTGTTCCCTCTGTAAAACCCGCCGTAAAACCCGGCGCCGATTGAGGCGCTCTTCCAGCCCCGTCAGGGGCACCTCCCGGCGGTAGCCGGGGGAGCCTGAGGCGCGGGGTCCGGGGCGCAGCCCCGGCAACGGCGCCGCACCTCACGCGGCGAGCAGCATCCGCACCAGCCCCACCACCGCGTCCGCCCGCACCGAATCCAGCTCGGGGGCGAAGCCCGCCGGGGCCGAGGACGCCGAGGCCGCGGCGACCGCACCGCCGGGGCCACGTCGCACCAACTCGCCCAGGGACCGCTTCACGCCCGGCTCGTAC
Protein-coding sequences here:
- a CDS encoding VWA domain-containing protein; its protein translation is MGGKDMDAGVRHETADPAGGERLRRWRMVLGGGEADGTGCALTGRDAAMDAALGALYGGGGEAGSRRTSGARSAGLGGSAPNVARWLGDIRTYFPSSVVQVMQRDAIERLGLAALLLEPEMLEAVEPDVHLVGTLLSLNKAMPETTKETARAVVRKVVEQLEKKLAARTRATLTGALDRSARISRPRHRDIDWDRTIRANLKNYLPEYRTVVPERLIGYGRAAQAVKKEVILCIDQSGSMAASVVYASVFGAVLASMRSIATRLVVFDTAIVDLTDQLDDPVDVLFGTQLGGGTDINRALAYCQSKITRPADTVVVLISDLYEGGIRNEMLKRVAAMKAAGVEFVTLLALSDEGAPAYDREHAAALAALGAPAFACTPDLFPDVMAAALEKRPLPTP